The proteins below are encoded in one region of Segatella copri:
- a CDS encoding AAA family ATPase, whose protein sequence is MAKYLSPFQFGTLATNENFIDRQEDRALLKQLLSSHINVMLISPRRWGKSSLVKRAMNELADEDNNVRICYIDAFSIGSESEFYRTFASQVIACASSKMERWIEDAKKFLTGVIPQVVINDQVTDFMAFDLKFVPQERDKMAILQLPELLAKEKGIRIIVCIDEFQQLANLPEYKDMEGKMRSVWQQQQLTSYCLYGSKRNMMLNIFNNSNSPFYRFGQVIFMQKIAKEHWIPFILSSFEKTGKSISAEMAERICDAVACHSWYLQQLCYFIWSFTVSEVTEDIYHLGLKQVLNINTPMFQNDTENLSSTQIEMLKAIANGEQHFSSQAVKQIYNLGNPNTIVKNRKTLQNKDIIEKQNDAFVFVDPIYRLWFKEEYCR, encoded by the coding sequence ATGGCAAAATATCTATCACCATTTCAATTTGGTACATTAGCTACCAATGAGAATTTTATCGACAGACAGGAAGACAGGGCTTTGCTGAAGCAATTACTGTCCTCCCATATCAACGTGATGCTGATTTCACCACGCCGATGGGGTAAATCATCGCTAGTGAAAAGGGCGATGAACGAATTGGCTGATGAGGATAATAACGTAAGAATCTGTTATATTGATGCCTTCAGCATCGGCTCTGAATCTGAATTTTATCGCACTTTTGCCAGTCAGGTTATAGCTTGTGCTTCCTCTAAAATGGAACGATGGATAGAGGATGCAAAGAAATTCCTGACAGGTGTGATACCGCAGGTTGTAATCAACGACCAGGTGACCGACTTCATGGCTTTCGACCTGAAGTTTGTGCCACAGGAGCGTGATAAGATGGCGATTCTCCAACTGCCTGAGTTGCTGGCAAAGGAAAAGGGCATCAGGATTATCGTCTGCATCGACGAGTTCCAGCAGTTGGCTAATCTTCCTGAGTATAAGGATATGGAGGGAAAGATGCGCTCGGTATGGCAGCAACAGCAGCTTACCTCTTACTGCCTCTACGGCAGCAAGCGAAACATGATGCTCAATATCTTCAACAATTCCAATAGTCCTTTTTATCGCTTTGGACAAGTGATTTTCATGCAGAAGATAGCTAAGGAGCATTGGATTCCATTCATTCTGTCATCTTTCGAGAAGACAGGAAAGTCAATCTCTGCAGAGATGGCCGAGCGGATCTGTGATGCCGTGGCTTGCCATTCCTGGTATCTCCAGCAGTTGTGCTATTTTATCTGGAGTTTCACGGTTTCGGAAGTGACGGAAGATATATATCATCTGGGATTGAAACAGGTACTCAACATCAATACCCCGATGTTTCAGAATGATACGGAGAATCTCAGTTCCACCCAGATAGAGATGCTTAAGGCTATAGCCAATGGCGAACAGCATTTCTCTTCGCAAGCCGTGAAACAAATCTATAATCTTGGTAATCCGAATACGATTGTCAAGAACAGGAAAACGCTCCAGAACAAAGATATTATCGAAAAGCAAAACGATGCTTTTGTCTTTGTTGACCCGATATACCGGCTGTGGTTTAAGGAGGAGTATTGTAGATAA